Proteins encoded together in one Miscanthus floridulus cultivar M001 chromosome 16, ASM1932011v1, whole genome shotgun sequence window:
- the LOC136510439 gene encoding uncharacterized protein, with translation MHTVHEVSGTSWLTLTHTNYGKWAVTTKVKLRARRLWNAIDKGTDNEEDDMSALEAILAAMPAQYREPLGAKNNAKEEWEAIAAMRVGSDRVKKATAQLLKQEYATLKFKDGESVEDFSLRLQSLISKLRSHGVTINEEQAVSKYLYSVPATAMTDSGKLLLIEEEWAVPMKMSGKPLPVVVAMASVAARLL, from the exons ATGCACACGGTGCATGAGGTCAGTGGCACCAGTTGGCTGACgctgactcacaccaactatggcaagtgggcggtgaccacgaaggtcaagctcagagcccgacggctctggaatgccattgacaagggcaccgacaacgaagaagatgacatgtcagcgttagaggctatcctcgctgctatgCCAGCGCAGTatagggagccattgggggcgaaaAACAATGCTAAGGAGgagtgggaggccattgcagcgatgcgcgtcggctcTGACCGCGTAAAGAAagcgacggcccagctgctgaagcaggaatacgccaccctcaagttcaaggatggtgagtcggtggaggacttctccctccgcctgcagtcgctcatcagtAAGCTGAGGAGCCATGGtgtcaccatcaacgaagagcaggcggtctccaagtacctctactccgtgccg GCCACAGCAATgacggacagcggcaagctgctgctgatagaggaggagtgggctgtccCGATGAAGATGTCTGGGAAGCCTCTTCCAgtcgtggtggcgatggcaagtgttgcggcaaggcttctttag